In Pongo abelii isolate AG06213 chromosome X, NHGRI_mPonAbe1-v2.0_pri, whole genome shotgun sequence, one DNA window encodes the following:
- the LOC103889120 gene encoding sperm protein associated with the nucleus on the X chromosome N4 isoform X2 translates to MAKQSSRVWLCLAPRRVYIQGGQKLWDSPLESFNTAVEICTLEDPSIEILQPTIIMEEPTSSTKGNKMKSPCESSKRKVDKKKNLDRASALEQSLKETEKAKYPTLVFYYRKNKKRNSNQLENNQLTESSTDPIKEKGDLDISAGSPQDGGQN, encoded by the exons ATGGCCAAACAAAGCTCAAGGGTATGGCTTTGTCTTGCTCCCAGGAGGGTATATATACAGGGTGGGCAAAAGCTCTGGGACAGCCCACTGGAAAGCTTCAATACAGCTGTGGAAATCTGCACCCTAGAAGATCCTAGTATAGAAATTCTACAACCAACCATAATCATGGAAGAGCCAACTTCAAGCACCAAAGGGAATAAAATGAAGAGCCCCTGTGAATCCAGCAAAAGAAAAGTTGACAAG AAGAAGAATCTGGACAGAGCCTCAGCCCTTGAACAGAGtttgaaagagacagaaaaagcaaaatatccAACATTAGTGTTTTACTACaggaagaataagaaaagaaattcaaatcaacTGGAGAATAACCAGCTTACAGAGAGCTCCACTGATCCAATCAAAGAGAAAGGAGACCTAGACATATCTGCAGGATCTCCACAGGATGGTGGGCAGAATTAG
- the LOC103889120 gene encoding sperm protein associated with the nucleus on the X chromosome N4 isoform X1, whose amino-acid sequence MAKQSSRVWLCLAPRRVYIQGGQKLWDSPLESFNTAVEICTLEDPSIEILQPTIIMEEPTSSTKGNKMKSPCESSKRKVDKKKKNLDRASALEQSLKETEKAKYPTLVFYYRKNKKRNSNQLENNQLTESSTDPIKEKGDLDISAGSPQDGGQN is encoded by the exons ATGGCCAAACAAAGCTCAAGGGTATGGCTTTGTCTTGCTCCCAGGAGGGTATATATACAGGGTGGGCAAAAGCTCTGGGACAGCCCACTGGAAAGCTTCAATACAGCTGTGGAAATCTGCACCCTAGAAGATCCTAGTATAGAAATTCTACAACCAACCATAATCATGGAAGAGCCAACTTCAAGCACCAAAGGGAATAAAATGAAGAGCCCCTGTGAATCCAGCAAAAGAAAAGTTGACAAG AAGAAGAAGAATCTGGACAGAGCCTCAGCCCTTGAACAGAGtttgaaagagacagaaaaagcaaaatatccAACATTAGTGTTTTACTACaggaagaataagaaaagaaattcaaatcaacTGGAGAATAACCAGCTTACAGAGAGCTCCACTGATCCAATCAAAGAGAAAGGAGACCTAGACATATCTGCAGGATCTCCACAGGATGGTGGGCAGAATTAG